In Candidatus Jidaibacter acanthamoeba, the genomic window TTTCACTATCATTGCGGATAAAACTTGCCCAAAGGTCTATAAATCTTTCAGCTGTTAAATTCTTTGAAGCTAACTTTGTATATTGAGCTGCCCACCAAGCGGAAGACTCCGGTTCTGCACCACCGCTAATAACTTTTAAATTATGAGTTACATCACCGACTTTAAAAGATCTTTCTAAGAGTTGTTCTTGTTTCATGCTTTATCCTTTATAAAATTTCAGATTTAGGAGATCATAAAATTAATAGCAAGTAAAGTATATTAAACTGATAATAATAATATTTTTAACTTGCTGATTTTTATACTTTTGTACCTTTTTAGTTTAGCTATTGAAATATAAAGTTTTTATGATCTGAAATTAACAATGCTATTTTCTGTTGAATAAGCCTTTTGCATTAGCTTTTCATAAAGTTCCCAGATTTTAGGGCTTCCGAAGGAAAAAATTTTTTCGCATGAAGGGGGTTTATCCAGGGTATCTTTTTTAACTTTAGAGGAAATGCTGGATTCGGTAAATCCAGAAACAATTTTTTCAACCTCGGGGCTATCTTTGCTACCCATTATCATAACTGGTGTATTGCCGAAATTATCCTTGGACTCTAGCATCAAAGGGAATTTATCCAGTAAGTAATAGAAGGTTTCTTTATCGTCTGCAAGAAGAGCAGCTATATGCAAAGAATTTTGCTCTTTATCATTTGTAATGCTGCAATCTGCACCCATCTCAACCAAAGCCTTAACCACTTCCAGTGGAGCATGGGCGGTAGCTAAATGCAGCAAGCAATGGCCTTTAAGTTTCTTATTAATATACTTTTCAATTTCTTTAGGCTGCTTTTTTAAAAATGATAAAAATTTATCCCAATCGTTCTTTTTCGCATAGCGAAATAACTCATTTAAAGCTATTTTTTCCGAATATAAATCAGGCTCTGTTTTTTTGAATAACAGAATCGACATGTCTTTGCCATATACCCTTCTTCTTGAAAGAGCAGATTTCATATGAGTATCACTATAGTTTATTTGAAACTTATCAAAAAGAATGTTTACTATATTTGTTTGATTGGTTTCGATCGCGATTTGTAGGAGGTCTTTCTTTTCGACTATGCTATCTTCTACTTGATTGCTTTCAAAGGCAAGTTGTAATTTATTCACATTCGCCTCCTGCTTCGCTTTTTCATCAGGTAGATCGGATTCAAATGTAAAGATCAATTCATCTATATCTTCATCAATCTTTTCTTCTTTTAGATCTGGTTTATCCTTAGCGTTAGCTTTCTGCATAATAACGTTAAAAACACGATTAATCGACATATGATTGAGTTTTTCAATATAACTCACCTTATCAATACCTGCGATTACAGTGCTCCCTAATAAGAAAGCTTTCCAAATTTCAAAGAATTTAGCTTTAGTAAGATAATCCTCGGAATCCGATTTCCTTTCTGACTCACAGCTTAAAACTACAATTTCGTATCGCCTGTTTTCAAATATAACGTTAGCTTGATGAATCACGCCTCTTACCCCTTTTTTAATTGCGTTAATATTAATTAGAAACACTAAACTATTCTAAAGTAAAGTGGGTTAACCTTAAAAATAAATGCTACGTTAATATTTAGTATTTTATAACAATTATGATTGTATGGTAGGTAGTAAGTTAATGTATTTTAATACATTAATAGTATTCTTAATAAGAAAGATAAAAAATGACTATCATATAATATTATATCTTTACATTAATAAAGAGTTGGATTATAAGTATCTCAAAATAATTTAAGAATAATTTGAAACAATGAGTGTAAAAATTAGATTATCCAGATCAGGCGCTAAAAAGAGACCTTATTATAGAATTGTAGTTGCGGATGCTCGCTCGCCGAGAGACGGTAAGTTTATTGAGAA contains:
- a CDS encoding ankyrin repeat domain-containing protein, which codes for MIHQANVIFENRRYEIVVLSCESERKSDSEDYLTKAKFFEIWKAFLLGSTVIAGIDKVSYIEKLNHMSINRVFNVIMQKANAKDKPDLKEEKIDEDIDELIFTFESDLPDEKAKQEANVNKLQLAFESNQVEDSIVEKKDLLQIAIETNQTNIVNILFDKFQINYSDTHMKSALSRRRVYGKDMSILLFKKTEPDLYSEKIALNELFRYAKKNDWDKFLSFLKKQPKEIEKYINKKLKGHCLLHLATAHAPLEVVKALVEMGADCSITNDKEQNSLHIAALLADDKETFYYLLDKFPLMLESKDNFGNTPVMIMGSKDSPEVEKIVSGFTESSISSKVKKDTLDKPPSCEKIFSFGSPKIWELYEKLMQKAYSTENSIVNFRS